In the Arachis ipaensis cultivar K30076 chromosome B04, Araip1.1, whole genome shotgun sequence genome, CGCCAGGGACTATTATGTGTACTCGTGTTAAATGTGAAGGACTATTATGGGGAGGGTATTATTATGTTAGGGACTGTTATGGTGATCGACCATGATTGGCAGGGACTAAAACACTATGTGTTATTAAATGATCATGACTGGCAGGGACTAATATCAGCAGTGCAAGAGGTAATACCCAATGTGCACCATCATTTTTGCGTCTGGCATTTGTGGAGAAATTTTAACAAGAGTTGGAAGGATTTACAACTAAGGAAACTTTTGTGGGAATGTGCAAGGGCAACAACTCATCAAGAGTTCAGGGATGGAATGGACAAGATAAAAAGACTGAATGAAGATGCATGGGCATATTTAGATAAATGGCAAAGAGATACATGGACTAGAAGCGCATTCAGCCATAAGCCGAAGTTGGATAGTATTTATAATAATGCGTGCGAGGTGTTCAATGCAAAGATCAAGGATGCAAGAGCCAAGCCCATTATAACATTGTTGGAGGAGGTAAGAATGTTCGTAATGCGGACCATAGTCAAGAACAAGGTGAAACTAAACAATCACACTGGAGTGCTCACACCGGTTATAAAGAGTCGATTGGAGAAAGTTAGAAAAGAATCTAAGAATTGGAAGCCTATTTGGACAGGGGACAACGGATACGAAAAGTTTGAAGTGTATGGACACCCAACTAATCATGTGGTGGACTTAGGAAAAAGACTATGCACTTGCCAATTTTGGATGCTTACAGGTTATTTGCATTGCTATAATGATTGTTTTTGTGCTATAGTAATAATCTGACTAATGATATATGACTAAAACCCATGGTTGTTGTGGCTGTTTTTTGTATGCAGGTATTCCTTGTGTGCATGCATGTGCTGTACTGTCTCGGGTTAACAAGCCACCAGAAGACTTTTGTCACCGCTTGCTAACAATGGAGTCATACAGGGAAACATATAATTATCATATTAATCCAATTCCTGGACAACCATTATGGGAGCATGCAGAAGAATGTAACAGGCCACATGCACCAAAAATAAAGAGGAAACCTGGAAAACTACAGATGAAAAGACGGATGGATGCTGATGAGAAGGGTGGTGGAGGATCTAAAAAGTCTAAAGTTGATTCCAAGCCTCAGAGTAACAATGGAGATAATGTTCATCTAAAGAGACAGTTGGGCCCCTTTACTTGCAGTTTTTGTGGTGATAAAGGACATACAAAGAGAGGTTGTAAGAAGAAGAGAGCTTGTGATGCTGCTGCAGCTGCTAcagttgctgctgctgctgctgaggctaataagaagaagaaaaatgaaggagGTGCCCCTGCATCTGAGCAGCAACTTCAGCAGCCTCAAGATGATGGTAACCAACGTGATGGAAAAGATAATTCTCTTGTGCAGTCTACTGAGATTGGCCAAGCCACTTCTAATGCACAACCTGTAGAGATAGATATATCTCAGCCAACTGCTTCTGATGTAGAAGATTCTCAAAAGGTAACTTCCTATttacattttttaaattttttgtgattcAAGTGAATCATCATTTATGTGTAACGTAAATAATTTCTATCTAGGATCATGGAATAAAAAGGCCTTCAAAATTATCACCAAGGAGAAGATCCTCTCCACTAGCAACTTCTGTTCCAGTGAATCCCATGCAGGGTGCTAGTTCAGGAACTGCAACAAGACTTGTCAATTACATGAAGTTCATCCCAACTCCAGGATTTAAGGCTCCaagaaagaagaattgaagactTTAGCTTAATATGTATAGGACTATCTGTTTTAATGTTAATACTTTTTGCTAGACAAAGACTATACAAGGAAAAAACAATCCTTTATGTTTTGCTGTAAAGTCCTCCCTTTTGAGGCAACTTTGTTTAACATGCTCATGTTAGATGGCTGCCCTTTGTGTTATGTGACTAACTGTGTTAAGTTGAACCATTatcttaataaaattattttttaagtttGAACCATTATCTTAATTCAGTGTTGGCTAGTTTTCAATCACTTATGCTGCCTTCTTTAGCATATTACTGTTTTAATTAATTGAGTTATCCAAGTTTATATTCCATCAACAAACACTATTCAACAATTTCTAATACTATAATCATGTTATCATTTTTTACATATTGTTCATTCAATGAATACAGGGTACATACCACCAACTCTTTTAACTCAGGCTTTACAATATAGGATAACAATTAACACAATCAATACAGACACAACTAACACCAACAATTGGTTAACCAATTTTTGATTCCGGACATCTTCTTCTAATCTCCCAAGCCTCCCATCAAAGTTCATCTTCACTTCATGATTATCTCCATAAGATTCTGGTTTCTCAACTGGTTCATCCTGCCCAGTATCTGCCCACACAAAAAACCCACAGCATCTCTTTCCACTTGTCTGTAATCAAGCAAACATATAACATGCTCAAACTTCagggaagaagaacaagagaagaaCAGTCAGGTAGGAAGGAACAATCATAACAACACAAGTAATACTGATAACTTACATTATAATTGGGACAACCAAAAAATGGTTTATTTGGGTTTGAATCTGTCCCAGACCACCTGAGAACTAGCCGGCAGCCGCAACCGCACCATTCCGGCACCCCAGATCTTCTGCTCCTGCTTTGCGTTCTCATCCGATGGCCACTGCACGGTGAACTAATAGAGCTTCCAACTCTAGTGCTTCCACCACCCATCATGGATATTCACTTCCAGCTTCaagaacaacagcaacaacaagaatgaaaaaagaacgaagaagaagaagaagaaattaacttACTGAACATTTGGGAATTTAGGGTTAAATATAGGGGGAGGGACCACATTGGGTATAAATTGAAACTGTGCCAGCTCAACTAGCCGTTGGCACCATCTAGCGTGGCAAAATGAGGCCACGTCAGCGTCTTGTTGATGACTCATCACCGGAAAACTGTCCAGGGACTATTATGGTGCCCGGAGCCGTATCTGGAGGATTATAATGGTGCAATTGGGATTTCAGGGATCACATTGGGTAACGACCCGAATCTTAGGGACTATTATGGGGATTTActctccaataactctagtctttccttaggaattgactaggacctgaggatcaaactgattagtccacttgactttcctttgtttagtaaaggttaactaagtgggattaaactcaattctcatcaccattgataaggataactaggataggacttccgaattgtCATACCtcgccaagagtttatttttgtagttatttatttattttacttgtcatttaatttacttgttctttacttttaaaacccccaatttacaaaactcataaccaataataagaacatacttccctgcagttccttgagaagacgacccgatgtttaaatacttcggttatcaatttatttaggggtttgttacttgtgacaaccaaaacgtttgcacgaagggatttctgttggtttagaaactatctctacaacgcgactatttttataaaattctttactagcaaaaatcctaacgtcaaaatggcaccgttaccggggaactgcaatcgtgtgccttattattggttattgtaaatatttttcttttatttgtttaattatttttgtttttccctttttaatttttttagccactatgaattctcacccctctcgctttaagtttggttctaatattgttgaaaggagtaaaagctataacaggaatatgcatcaaggtctaagcaatcaaaaatggatggagccaagaggatttgatcaaccttttaggcaacaacaccctccaagatatcatggacaaagaccattctacaatgcaaaccaagctaatagatatggtggacaaccttgtaactaccaacaagccccgcccTGTGCCTATAGATcaccctctcaacataactttgaaccaccacacttacAAGCTCATTTTCACCAtccaccaccatatgatccttatctaccccagttccaatccgattactcccaaacaccaccacttccctatgtaccatgccCAAATCCACCACCTCGAGAATCACAGTCTCGTcttaaggaaacagtagatcaactttatagaacccttcatcagctggagcaagcaatacatcaattaGCTTCCAGACGTTCAAAccctcaaggaactccaatagctttatgtagagaatctaatgacgaacgtagcatgaaggagacactagaaaccccaaAGGGCAGTAATGAGCACAACTTTGTTCTGGAATAATTGGAGGAAGCTCagattatccaagaagaagaaatacTGATTGAAGCATAGTTATCAAACCCGGACCGGACCGGTCGGTTCGACCGAAAAACCGATGAACCGGACCCTTAACCAGTCCGAATTAACACTCAAACCGCAAAAGTAAAGAAACCGGTCAAACTCGAAAAACCCGGTGAAAACCAGACTGAACCACAGaccgaaccggaccggtcaaCCCGCCAGATGACGTCAGCACGTGCATTCTAAAAAAATTGGCGCAGCATTACCTGGCGCTCTTGGGAAATAAAGGAGTTCCTAACCCACCAAGCTAACATGCTTTTGGATACTATAAATgcctttttataaatatattataactTTTTACACATATCCTAATTAACAACTATATCTTATTAACTCGTTTACTCatgtaaaatttaaaatctcCTTACACTTTTGTCCTTTTATTCTAAtgagtaattttatatttaatttaattaattttttattttatatttactcacttaaattaattattttttagttttacataattattaaaaatattaaatattattaaatattctttaaattaaaaaataaacaaaaatatttttagtaatcataccatatttttgttattgataattatataatatttaNNNNNNNNNNNNNNNNNNNNNNNNNNNNNNNNNNNNNNNNNNNNNNNNNNNNNNNNNNNNNNNNNNNNNATTAATATTAActcttttttaatatatatttgattaatataattaattaataaattattaaaatattaaaataacttaattttgtataaaaaaattaaattttatataattatttaattataaccgAGTCAACCGGTTCAACCTGTGACCCAacggttgaaccagtgacccgGTGACCCAATAGTCTCACCGGGTTGATTACCGgctcggttctgataactatggattgaagatttaggagatgctgaaccttcatgggaatccagagttgtgaaaaataccgtcaaggacattacaattgatgctaaggaggatagtgcacaaaccCCAAGgcaggtattttatgaagaactagacggaatgacccaagacgcaagtttccttgatgatagTAGCCTCAAATCaggttctcctagtaatgaacttgcatccgcaagtgaattctctgagatcgaagaatcttctccaagtgaatacgaagatgatgcagaggtagatttctctcaacctccagcttatgacttaagtgatgaggaagacatcgaagactttgatcaagatacagctgcatttgaagaattttgcaaagaagtggaggaattcgcagaagattacaagggagtagaacttacagaatcactgaaaacacctatcccaaggccattaccacccaatacaagcttcaagtgggtacaatccttaacctttaactttacttttccacttgaatatggtttgcttgaaacagatggccagtttagagctctctgcggctttaagagtaaaagggaaatggctcgtactcagagctggtgcacaaggttcaataaggttccacgcttcaactcgaagtgcacggattggtatcatgttcaatcgaatggatcacggaagacgtttggtcatcttggtgagaatataaTTTCTGAGacgcccggatggaagaatatagatcaaaacgaaggcgaatttaaaagcaaggtttgggatcttggaatctattctgacattcatcaccccgggagcctgagaacctgtttgaagctgctcaaaagcttcacttgcctagtttgggaccccggaggcttttggcattccaaacattggtggagatttctggatgaatttaagcataagccaccataacaggaagctcatccaatgtccaacttaaggactttaactaaaagtgctaggtgggagacaacccaccatggtatgatcgttcctgtttccattttatttcattttgtttatttttatattgttttatttttattgaacctggatgcTATTCATAACATTTGcatttagcattgcatactgcattaaaaaaaaagagagaagaagaaggcgtgcgacgcgatcgcatcgctaagGTGTTCGCGTCAGTAGCGGAAACAccccccacgcgtccacgtcattcacgcggccacgtgatcgggaaatcggcgtaaaaatccaacgcccagaaatctgggccgGAATCGTGCAGctgtcgtgcgtttagcacaaaacggctcacgcgttcgcgtccatcacgcgaacgcgtcactagcaaaacacccatcccacgcgaaagcgtgagcgacgcgttcgtgtcgcgtggattgcacaacaccccaaagaagacagagagttacgctgaaaCGACACTAgaattgtgcgttttgcacaatttccagcgacgcggtcgcatgcctcacgcgaccgcgtcattcgtccttttacccattccatgcgatcgcgtccctcacgcgatcgcgtcaaccccccaTCCACCctagccatgcgaccgcgtgccccacgcgatcgcgtggatttttactaaccccagtgacgcgaaaccctatCCCCCCGCATCCTCATTCTTCTCCCCTAACCCCCTCTGCTCTCCCTCCCTCCTTCCTCTGCACCTTTCACCACCACCCACACCAGACCGCCTTAACCCCTACCCCTCCCATTACCCCTACCCGAAACCCCTACCACCAGACAACCGCTTGCACCACTGCGTCATTCACCACCACCACCCCCCAGCCATCTCTCTGTCCTACTTtcgttcatacgcctaccaggttctgtAAAACGCCACTCTTCTTTCaattcgtagttagttgcatatttttccgTTTACGTTCAAagttaggctagttagatatgcatatttgtagtggattctagatTGTTAGGTagactaggatgtggttagtggatttaggcctgataattgcgctgttcgtgcttcttgttttatcaattttGCAATTCTTATGTTGTTGCTGTGCTGTTCTTTACTGTTGCATGCTACTTTTTACACTGTTTTTTCTTGTTCATATTCCGTATTTGTATTTGCAACTGTATTTTAATTCCTATGAActgttctgcttgctgtttattatcCGGGAACATCTAATTTTAGCCacaatgctgcccaaatttctgtaaactgttttgattttccttcatgttttggttttggcaatttgaattttgctttactcagcttttaccaaaccaattcatgaatccaaggacaagctttcttattcttttcgatttcctggttaataaattgcatttTTAATGATtcaattccaatttttgctatttccatatctatatgaatcatcatcaaccttatttccttgtttgaatatgagttgactgttgcTTATAATTGTGAATTCTTATTACTTAGAAactgatcatcatgccacttactctgactttctttttactaacccCTTGCTTTcaactttctaacctctttttcaatcatAACCAACCTAATTTTCCAAACATCTCTtcttggtttttcactattctctttaaccttctaaccaaggcatgattatagtttttcctaattaacatgaattctatttctattccattttggattgtaaatttttcttctcaaatttctaactcctatacaatccaaaatgcacaattattcacctcatttcattattctactgctcctttgccactttatgcttatcttgttatttgcctacttgttttcctgtttttattatatcctggatttctatttttttaggatgtctgaccTTCAAAGAAAgcgaaaaggaaaggcaacaactggcaaacggaaaagaggtgaatcctctatgtctctccTGGAGCTTATGCATGATGAATCCTGGCGGGAGAAGCActtcaccccgcaggagaaggatgaccagctcctccctgccaatgatccaattaagttcgcaaaccgatactgtgagctcaagtatccggtgtttgctacctccagaaatctatacctggagaggactctgaaaattccagaagaactacagcagtacacctctgatcagatcaaacaaagaggctggttcttcttggagagaaatttgactgaggtcaatgcttcctgggtaagagaattctactgcaattattTTAAGACTTctctggatgcagtgcacctcagaggtaaacagatactggtcactgaagaggccattgaggatattctgcgccttcagcctaagtcagatcagcctgacagttaccaaaaggctgaagaggacatgcgttttctgagatttgactgggatgctgtcaaggagaggatagcccttgaccctgctgtcccatgggtcatgggtaagaacaccaccatGTCTAAAGAAATCAAGCAgatatacttgaatgatgaggctcggctctggcaccagatcttgagtaactttattatgccaagcactcatgagacggaagCTGCctactgctatgatcaccctcctctggtgtgtgatggagggtaaggacctgtacctgccacgattcatccggcactatatggccagggtacatgtcagaggcaccctccccttcccttatctggtcacccaactaggccgtcgagctgacgtgtgatggg is a window encoding:
- the LOC110270709 gene encoding uncharacterized protein LOC110270709 — encoded protein: MTKTHGCCGCFLYAGIPCVHACAVLSRVNKPPEDFCHRLLTMESYRETYNYHINPIPGQPLWEHAEECNRPHAPKIKRKPGKLQMKRRMDADEKGGGGSKKSKVDSKPQSNNGDNVHLKRQLGPFTCSFCGDKGHTKRGCKKKRACDAAAAATVAAAAAEANKKKKNEGGAPASEQQLQQPQDDGNQRDGKDNSLVQSTEIGQATSNAQPVEIDISQPTASDVEDSQKDHGIKRPSKLSPRRRSSPLATSVPVNPMQGASSGTATRLVNYMKFIPTPGFKAPRKKN